The Acidobacteriota bacterium genome contains a region encoding:
- a CDS encoding discoidin domain-containing protein yields the protein MHNLDRARQAWTIARIELRRAFVSRRAFWVYGLALLPSLIFLGGSLQARLRESRLSAGGLTPAPLVDGLREGQAPAEVLERLGRPVYDRQWVTSRRVRDASERDGVTRHPIQPAVEARYVRLNILQPAYGSDRTARIYEFEVYGDGPENLALGRPATSSPPCSAGEGPEKAFNGSVAGGPTDRWCSRGGRPYLQVDLGAAREVRRVVIRHAGAGGEPEELNTRLFSVQTSADNRLFTTVVEGTGARLVDEITAHRALTYFDGRREARLEFADGALASTDIRPLRDFEGDRTIFAGVFQYFYLRLAVFFGCLGIFMNLFRGEMLDRTLHCWLLAPARRGVLLAGKYGAGLIASTVIFAGGALLCLLVLLWTHDPAEVEAYWRGSGMAHAFWYALAAALGCVGYGSVFLAAGLLVRNPILPAAVLLGWEAIHPFLPRVLQKLSVLHYLQSLCPVPAPPGRDLPALLQLLLAPAEPASRAGSILGLLLLTALVLGIARRAIGRLEISYGTES from the coding sequence ATGCACAATCTGGACCGGGCCCGGCAGGCATGGACCATTGCCAGGATCGAACTGCGGCGCGCGTTTGTCTCCCGGCGCGCCTTCTGGGTCTACGGCCTGGCCCTGCTCCCCTCCCTCATCTTCCTGGGCGGCAGTCTCCAGGCCCGCCTGCGCGAGTCGAGGCTTTCGGCCGGCGGCCTGACCCCCGCCCCCCTCGTCGACGGGCTCCGGGAGGGCCAGGCGCCCGCGGAGGTGCTCGAGCGGCTCGGCAGGCCGGTCTATGACCGCCAGTGGGTGACCTCCCGGCGCGTGCGCGACGCCTCGGAACGCGACGGGGTCACCCGGCATCCGATCCAGCCCGCCGTCGAGGCCCGCTATGTCCGGCTCAACATCCTGCAGCCGGCCTATGGCAGCGACCGGACGGCGCGGATCTACGAATTCGAGGTCTACGGCGACGGCCCGGAAAACCTGGCGCTGGGGCGCCCGGCCACCTCCAGCCCCCCCTGCAGCGCCGGGGAAGGGCCGGAAAAGGCGTTCAACGGCAGCGTCGCGGGAGGCCCGACGGATCGCTGGTGCTCCCGGGGGGGGCGTCCCTATCTGCAGGTCGACCTCGGCGCGGCGCGCGAGGTCCGGCGCGTGGTGATCCGGCACGCCGGCGCCGGGGGGGAGCCGGAAGAACTCAACACCCGTCTCTTCAGCGTCCAGACCAGCGCGGATAACCGGCTGTTCACGACCGTGGTCGAGGGCACCGGTGCGCGCCTCGTCGACGAGATCACGGCCCACCGGGCGCTGACATACTTCGACGGGCGGCGCGAGGCCCGGCTGGAGTTCGCCGACGGAGCGCTCGCCTCCACGGACATCCGCCCGCTGCGCGATTTCGAGGGGGACCGCACGATCTTCGCGGGGGTGTTCCAGTACTTCTACCTGCGCCTGGCCGTTTTCTTCGGCTGCCTGGGCATCTTCATGAACCTCTTCCGGGGAGAGATGCTCGACAGGACCCTGCACTGCTGGCTGCTCGCCCCCGCGCGGCGCGGGGTGCTCCTGGCGGGAAAATACGGCGCCGGGCTGATCGCGTCGACGGTGATTTTCGCCGGAGGCGCGCTCCTCTGCCTGCTGGTGCTCCTGTGGACTCACGACCCGGCGGAGGTCGAGGCCTACTGGCGGGGGAGCGGGATGGCCCACGCCTTCTGGTACGCCCTGGCGGCGGCCCTGGGGTGCGTGGGGTACGGCAGCGTCTTTCTGGCGGCGGGGCTGCTCGTGCGCAACCCGATCCTTCCCGCGGCCGTCCTGCTCGGCTGGGAAGCGATCCACCCCTTCCTCCCCCGGGTTCTCCAGAAACTGAGCGTGCTTCATTACCTGCAGTCGCTCTGCCCGGTCCCCGCGCCGCCGGGCCGGGACCTGCCCGCCCTCCTGCAGCTGCTTTTGGCCCCCGCGGAGCCGGCCTCCCGCGCGGGTTCGATCCTCGGCCTCCTCCTCCTCACGGCGCTGGTGCTCGGGATCGCGCGCCGCGCCATCGGCCGCCTCGAAATCTCCTACGGCACGGAGTCATAG
- a CDS encoding NYN domain-containing protein, whose translation MVIVDGNNVMGQRVGWHRDKPAAQRRLREEVERFARRENEAHLLVFDAAPAGTPDQTAVEMDTSPLTTLYARRGSSADELILERLYRHGDGDQVCVVTSDRALARQARVLGARVVSSGEFRRRLERGARSPEA comes from the coding sequence ATGGTCATCGTGGACGGCAACAACGTGATGGGGCAGCGGGTGGGGTGGCACCGCGACAAGCCCGCGGCGCAGCGGCGCCTGCGGGAGGAGGTCGAGCGCTTCGCCCGGCGGGAAAACGAGGCGCACCTCCTGGTCTTCGACGCCGCGCCCGCCGGCACCCCGGATCAGACCGCGGTGGAAATGGACACTTCGCCCCTGACCACCCTGTACGCGCGCCGCGGCTCGAGCGCGGACGAACTCATCCTCGAGCGCCTGTACCGCCACGGCGACGGCGATCAGGTGTGCGTGGTGACCTCCGACCGGGCGCTCGCGCGCCAGGCGAGGGTGCTCGGGGCCCGGGTCGTCAGTTCGGGCGAATTCCGGCGCCGGCTCGAGCGGGGCGCCCGGTCGCCCGAAGCGTGA
- a CDS encoding ABC transporter ATP-binding protein, with protein sequence MGVRRGARDYRPPAPGPPRAEAAPRGGDGVTGPEVILDEVSKFYGEVLGVNRVSLAIPPGITSLVGPNGSGKTTLLNLMTGLILPDSGSVLMRGISPRDPERLMRITGYATQYDAAPRRATGHGFLTAGLLLYGYGRSQAEEMAWNALGRLGLEEAAHRRMESYSKGMRQRVRLAQAIAHEPDLLLLDEPLNGLDPLVRAATIELFRSWAAQGRHVILSSHVLREVDLVSDRVILIANGMVVAEGKIRDVREEIREQPCQYIVRCEDASRLAARLFGGSHVVEVRLLEDRTGLRVLTRDRERFARALGCMALEGERIESVIPADENTDALYEYLIGAGR encoded by the coding sequence ATGGGAGTCCGCCGCGGCGCTCGTGACTATCGCCCTCCTGCTCCTGGCCCTCCTCGCGCGGAGGCTGCGCCCCGTGGAGGTGACGGCGTGACCGGCCCCGAGGTGATCCTGGACGAAGTGTCGAAATTCTACGGCGAGGTGCTCGGGGTGAACCGCGTCAGCCTGGCCATCCCGCCGGGGATCACCAGCCTGGTGGGACCGAACGGCTCGGGGAAGACCACCCTGCTGAACCTGATGACGGGGCTGATCCTGCCCGACAGCGGGTCGGTCCTCATGCGCGGCATCTCCCCCCGCGACCCCGAACGGCTGATGCGCATCACGGGGTATGCCACCCAGTACGACGCGGCGCCGCGCCGGGCCACCGGCCACGGCTTCCTCACCGCCGGGCTGCTCCTGTACGGGTACGGGAGGAGCCAGGCCGAGGAAATGGCCTGGAACGCGCTCGGGCGGCTGGGGCTCGAGGAAGCGGCGCACCGGCGGATGGAATCCTATTCCAAGGGGATGCGGCAGCGCGTCCGCCTGGCGCAGGCGATCGCCCACGAGCCCGACCTGCTCCTGCTCGACGAGCCGCTCAACGGCCTGGATCCCCTGGTGCGCGCGGCGACCATCGAGCTTTTCCGCTCCTGGGCCGCCCAGGGACGCCACGTCATCCTCTCGAGCCACGTCCTCCGGGAGGTGGACCTGGTCAGCGACCGGGTGATCCTGATCGCCAACGGGATGGTGGTCGCCGAGGGGAAGATCCGCGATGTCCGGGAGGAGATTCGCGAGCAGCCGTGCCAGTATATCGTCCGCTGCGAGGACGCCTCGCGCCTGGCGGCCCGGCTGTTCGGCGGGAGCCACGTCGTCGAGGTCCGGCTCCTCGAGGATCGGACGGGGCTCCGGGTGCTGACGCGCGACCGCGAACGGTTCGCGCGCGCCCTCGGCTGCATGGCCCTCGAAGGGGAGCGGATCGAGAGCGTCATCCCCGCGGACGAGAACACGGACGCCCTTTACGAATACCTGATCGGTGCGGGGAGGTAG
- a CDS encoding OFA family MFS transporter, with amino-acid sequence MANTSRRATALLAGIGIEACAGIGYAWSVFQNPLIEKYGWTTSAVSAAFTLFILAGAIAPLVGKLQEYLRTRTIVLIGAALYGVSLYATGTVSSIPALYLSFGLGVGVGTTTIYPLMISYMVKLFPEKKGLISGVMVASYGSGAVLLAPAGAWLASQYGIGNAFKILGVGLFVIIAAASRLIADTRDIRTGMHKVAPSASPAPAARDLTWRRMLATPQFYVAFAALTIGATSGLMILGHASPMIQSAMGIPAQQAAFIVSILAASNTIGRLFLGGVSDRIGRYPLMMMLFACSTLSFVALAASGWVPLFLAGVLLVELCYGGYIALIAPVTADLFGTRHLSINYGLMFISFAIGGVIGPRIAAVTKEMHGGSYQMAFVIAAALCLVGLGLALAAGRMQRRQRDAAEDSEPIAA; translated from the coding sequence ATGGCGAACACCAGCAGACGGGCGACAGCCCTGCTCGCGGGCATCGGCATCGAGGCCTGCGCCGGCATCGGCTATGCCTGGAGCGTTTTTCAGAACCCCCTGATCGAAAAGTACGGCTGGACCACGTCGGCCGTCAGCGCGGCCTTTACCCTTTTCATCCTGGCGGGGGCGATCGCGCCCCTGGTCGGGAAACTCCAGGAGTACCTCAGGACCAGGACGATCGTGCTGATCGGGGCCGCGCTGTACGGCGTGAGCCTCTACGCCACCGGCACGGTCAGTTCCATCCCCGCCCTCTATCTCAGCTTCGGCCTGGGGGTGGGCGTGGGGACCACGACCATCTACCCGCTGATGATTTCCTACATGGTCAAGCTCTTCCCCGAGAAGAAGGGGCTGATCTCGGGGGTCATGGTGGCCAGCTACGGTTCGGGCGCCGTCCTGCTCGCCCCCGCGGGAGCCTGGCTGGCGTCCCAGTACGGGATCGGCAACGCCTTTAAAATCCTGGGAGTGGGGCTGTTTGTCATCATCGCCGCCGCCTCCCGGCTGATCGCCGACACCCGTGACATCCGGACCGGGATGCACAAGGTGGCGCCCTCGGCCTCCCCCGCCCCGGCGGCGCGGGATCTGACCTGGCGCCGGATGCTCGCGACCCCCCAGTTTTACGTCGCCTTCGCCGCGCTCACGATCGGGGCCACCTCCGGGCTCATGATCCTGGGGCACGCCTCCCCGATGATCCAGTCGGCCATGGGGATCCCGGCGCAGCAGGCGGCCTTCATCGTCAGCATCCTGGCCGCGTCCAACACCATCGGGAGGCTGTTTCTGGGCGGTGTTTCGGACCGGATCGGCCGCTACCCCCTGATGATGATGCTCTTCGCCTGCTCGACCCTGTCGTTCGTGGCGCTGGCGGCTTCGGGCTGGGTCCCGCTCTTTCTCGCCGGCGTGCTCCTCGTCGAACTCTGTTACGGGGGCTACATCGCCCTGATCGCGCCCGTCACCGCCGACCTGTTCGGAACCCGGCACCTGAGCATCAACTACGGGCTCATGTTCATCTCCTTCGCCATCGGCGGCGTGATCGGCCCCCGGATCGCCGCCGTCACCAAGGAAATGCACGGCGGCAGTTACCAGATGGCCTTCGTCATCGCCGCCGCCCTTTGCCTCGTGGGTCTCGGGCTCGCCCTGGCCGCGGGGAGGATGCAGCGCCGGCAGCGGGACGCGGCGGAGGATTCGGAACCGATCGCGGCCTGA